GTGGAATGCATCCAGGGGCGGGCCCCCCTGCTGCTGCTAGGGACTGGCTTGGAGGGGGGCGCCCTCCTGGAATTGGGCAATGAGCTCAAGGCCACGGTTTCCATCATTTTCAACCCCGAGCGGGGGGTCTTCTTCCAGCGCCTCGTCCAGGGGGTGCTGCGGCGTACCTACGAGGGTGGCGAATCTCCCATGGCCCCGCAGGAGCCGGAAGGCGATTAGCCCTCAGCACGGGAGGCGATTGGCGGATGTCAAGCCTCGTTCGGCAGCGTCGGAGCCGCTAGAATCAAGGCTTCCGGAGCCTCCATGTCCGCTGCCCACGAACCGGCTGTCACCGAATCCCTGGCCCTGGAGCTGGGCCTGTCCAAGGACGAGTGGCAGGTCATCCTGCGCCTCCTGGACGGTCGCCTGCCCACCTATCCGGAACTGGGTGTGTTCAGCGCCATGTGGAGTGAGCACTGCTCGTACAAATCCAGCCGCATCCACCTGAAGAACTTGCCCACGGAAGGCCCCCGAGTGATTGAAGGCCCCGGCGAGAACGCTGGTGTGGTGGACATCGGCGATGGCTGGGCCGTCTGCTTCAAGATGGAAAGCCACAATCATCCCAGCTACATCGAGCCCTACCAGGGCGCGGCCACGGGCGTGGGCGGCATCCTGCGCGACGTGTTCACCATGGGCGCCCGGCCCCTGGCCAACCTCAACAGCCTGCGTTTCGGAGATCTGGACGCGCCGCGCATGAAGAGCCTGGTGAAGGGCGTCTCCGCAGGCATTTCGGGCTACGGCAACTGCATGGGCATCCCCATGCTGGGTGGGGACGTGGCCTTTGACGGCAGCTACAACGGCAACATCCTGGTGAACGCCTTCACCCTGGGCGTGCTGCGGGCGGACAAGGTCTTCAAGGGCTTCGCCTCCGGCGTGGGCAACAAGGTGATGTACATCGGCTCCAAGACGGGCCGCGACGGCATCCACGGTGCCAGCATGGCCTCGGCGGAATTCGGCGAGGGCAGCGAGGAGAAGCGCCCCACGGTGCAGGTGGGCGATCCCTTCACCGAGAAGCTGCTGCTGGAAGCCTGCTTGGAAATCTTCAAGACCGATTGGGTGATCGGCATCCAGGACATGGGCGCCGCGGGCCTCACCTCCAGCAGCTTCGAGATGGCGAGCCGCGCCGGCACGGGCCTGGAGATCCGCCTGGACCAGGTGCCCATGCGGGAAGAGGGCATGACGCCCTTCGAGCTCATGCTCAGCGAGAGCCAGGAGCGCATGCTGCTGGTGGCCCGGCCCGGCTGCGAGCCCAAGATCATCGAGGTGCTCCACAAGTGGGGCCTGGACGCCTGCGTGGTGGGCGAGGTGACCGACAGCGGCCGCTTCATCGGCAGCTGGCACGGCGAGCCCGTCATCAACCTGCCCATCCAGCCCCTGGTGGACGCGGCCCCCAAGTACGACCGGCCCCGCCAGCGGCCCGCCTACCTGGATGCCATGGCCGCCGAGCCCCTGCCGGGGGACCTGAAGCCCGGCGACGTGGAGAAGACCCTGCGCCAGATCCTCGCCGCGCCCACCGTGGCCAGCAAGCGCTGGATCTTCGAGCAGTACGACGGCACCGTGCGCAGCAACACGCTGCTCGGCATGGGCCGCGGCGATGCTGGCATCATCCGCGTGAA
This sequence is a window from Geothrix sp. PMB-07. Protein-coding genes within it:
- the purL gene encoding phosphoribosylformylglycinamidine synthase subunit PurL, whose product is MSAAHEPAVTESLALELGLSKDEWQVILRLLDGRLPTYPELGVFSAMWSEHCSYKSSRIHLKNLPTEGPRVIEGPGENAGVVDIGDGWAVCFKMESHNHPSYIEPYQGAATGVGGILRDVFTMGARPLANLNSLRFGDLDAPRMKSLVKGVSAGISGYGNCMGIPMLGGDVAFDGSYNGNILVNAFTLGVLRADKVFKGFASGVGNKVMYIGSKTGRDGIHGASMASAEFGEGSEEKRPTVQVGDPFTEKLLLEACLEIFKTDWVIGIQDMGAAGLTSSSFEMASRAGTGLEIRLDQVPMREEGMTPFELMLSESQERMLLVARPGCEPKIIEVLHKWGLDACVVGEVTDSGRFIGSWHGEPVINLPIQPLVDAAPKYDRPRQRPAYLDAMAAEPLPGDLKPGDVEKTLRQILAAPTVASKRWIFEQYDGTVRSNTLLGMGRGDAGIIRVKDEAGQDTNKAVAMSSDCNSRFCYLDPFWGAAHAVAEACRNLACVGAEPIGLTDCLNYGNPEKPENMWTFEQGCLGIRQACLALDVPIVSGNVSLYNDTEGQSIFPTPMIAAVGLVEDCAGPVDVAAPDATALAKVGNRICGSGFRAAHDGIFLLGETRDELGGSEYLRLRTGKTQGACPELRLDEELRLQACVREGIRLGLIRSAHDTSEGGLLTAALESAFGGNMGCQLLLHKGALRLDSLLFGESVGRIVVSVSPEGEASLATLCATHRVPFAKIGTSGGSRITVAVDGQPLVDADAAELKALHANALEAALS